One window from the genome of Elaeis guineensis isolate ETL-2024a chromosome 5, EG11, whole genome shotgun sequence encodes:
- the LOC105045631 gene encoding probable E3 ubiquitin-protein ligase RHC2A yields MATASSYWCYRCSRFVRVWPEDAIVCPDCEGGFLEEVETPPRLAASTAAETRHRRLTAGAAAPNRHSDMRIRRHRHASAGDRSPFNPVIVLRGPSDGGGGSDSDRSASGSFEFFYDDGSGSGLRPLPSSMSEFLMGSGFDRILDQLAQIEMNGVGDGRGCDHPPASKSAIESMPTIEIVASHISTDSHCAVCKEPFELGAEAREMPCKHIYHQDCILPWLYLRNSCPVCRHALPSDVPRRGSPELDGNDQSPVPANDDDMVGLTIWRLPGGGFAVGRFSGGRRGGERELPLVYTEMDGGFNAGGAPRRISWPSRGTRSRQSGGIRRAFQNFFSFFRRMRPSSSSSRSNSDSGPSSSQRSRSGPLTMNSRRRLGWASEDVNGNAIARW; encoded by the coding sequence ATGGCGACGGCGTCGTCGTACTGGTGCTACCGGTGTAGCCGCTTTGTGAGGGTGTGGCCGGAGGACGCCATCGTCTGCCCCGACTGCGAGGGAGGGTTCCTCGAGGAGGTGGAGACCCCTCCACGCCTCGCTGCCTCCACGGCGGCGGAGACCCGCCACCGGCGGTTAACCGCCGGCGCCGCTGCCCCCAACCGCCACTCCGACATGCGGATCCGCCGCCACCGCCACGCCTCCGCTGGGGACCGCTCACCCTTCAACCCCGTCATCGTCCTCCGCGGCCCCTCTGACGGCGGCGGCGGTTCCGATTCTGATCGCTCGGCTTCCGGCAGCTTCGAGTTCTTCTACGACGACGGGTCCGGCTCCGGCCTCCGGCCCTTGCCCTCCAGCATGTCGGAGTTCCTGATGGGGTCGGGTTTCGACCGCATCCTGGACCAGCTGGCACAGATCGAGATGAACGGCGTAGGGGATGGGCGCGGGTGCGATCACCCGCCGGCGTCCAAGTCCGCTATCGAGTCGATGCCCACCATCGAGATTGTCGCCAGCCATATCAGCACCGACTCCCACTGTGCTGTCTGTAAGGAGCCGTTCGAGCTCGGTGCCGAGGCGCGGGAGATGCCTTGCAAGCACATCTACCATCAAGATTGCATCTTGCCATGGCTTTACCTTCGGAACTCGTGCCCTGTGTGCCGCCATGCTCTGCCTTCGGATGTACCTAGAAGGGGCTCGCCGGAATTGGATGGCAACGACCAATCCCCCGTTCCTGCTAATGATGATGATATGGTCGGGCTCACAATTTGGAGGCTTCCGGGTGGTGGCTTTGCAGTTGGGAGGTTCTCAGGTGGAAGGCGAGGCGGGGAACGCGAGCTTCCTCTTGTTTACACGGAGATGGATGGTGGGTTCAATGCGGGGGGTGCGCCGAGAAGGATTTCCTGGCCCTCTCGAGGGACTCGGTCGCGGCAGAGTGGAGGAATTCGCCGAGCATTTCAaaatttcttctcattttttagACGCATgcggccttcttcttcttcttccaggtCGAATTCGGATTCGGGGCCATCATCTTCGCAGAGAAGCCGGAGTGGCCCTCTTACAATGAATTCACGGAGGCGCCTCGGTTGGGCATCGGAAGATGTAAATGGGAATGCAATAGCAAGGTGGTAA